Proteins encoded by one window of Rubinisphaera margarita:
- a CDS encoding carbohydrate porin → MKSFTCLLSLGIPVATHAASCEFSPWLTNADAEVVLCSAEELCCDSCIDEDCCSELSLLERMAESGITFNANLYQMYQGTAAGGVRQEFDYGGHGDYIANLDLGKLAGQEGLFLKLRAEHRFGMRGGPPDGVILPSAISTSLPGDTDDLLLTNVLFTQFLSEEFAVSFGKLDTFDSDQNAFASGRGLSQFSNVAMVVNPVAFRTVPYSTLGVTFSYLKDKEPIFNFSVLNTIDTASTDGFGQLFDQGATLAAETRLPTDFGGKPGHQVLGATWSSRQYTDLGGDPRLSVTRVGIPQQTGSWSVYWNADQYLIYEDDCCTEEARGWGVFGRAGIADEDTNLVEYFLSFGVGGNAMIHGREQDYFGIGWYQVGSSDALNPITANALNIGLQGQGIEMYYRIQATDYLQITPDVQILDPARNGIDTAYLFGLRALLAF, encoded by the coding sequence TTGAAGTCATTCACTTGCCTGCTCAGTTTGGGCATCCCCGTAGCAACTCATGCGGCGAGCTGTGAGTTTTCGCCCTGGCTGACGAACGCCGATGCGGAAGTCGTCCTGTGTTCAGCGGAAGAACTTTGCTGTGATTCCTGTATCGACGAGGACTGCTGTTCGGAACTGAGTCTGCTGGAACGGATGGCGGAATCGGGGATCACGTTCAACGCCAATCTGTATCAGATGTATCAGGGCACGGCGGCCGGTGGCGTGCGGCAGGAATTCGACTACGGCGGCCATGGCGATTACATCGCCAATCTCGACCTGGGCAAGTTGGCAGGCCAGGAAGGTCTGTTCCTGAAGTTGCGAGCCGAGCATCGCTTCGGGATGCGGGGTGGACCGCCTGATGGCGTCATTCTGCCTTCGGCGATCTCAACCTCCCTTCCCGGCGACACCGACGATCTTCTACTGACCAACGTTCTCTTTACTCAGTTTCTGAGCGAAGAGTTTGCGGTTTCGTTTGGCAAACTGGATACATTCGACTCCGACCAGAACGCGTTCGCTTCAGGCCGAGGTCTCTCTCAGTTCTCAAACGTGGCGATGGTGGTCAACCCGGTGGCGTTCCGGACGGTGCCGTATTCAACTCTCGGAGTCACGTTCAGCTACTTGAAGGACAAGGAGCCGATCTTCAACTTCAGTGTGCTCAATACCATCGACACGGCTTCGACCGACGGATTCGGGCAGCTGTTCGATCAGGGCGCGACGCTGGCTGCTGAAACACGTCTGCCAACAGACTTCGGCGGTAAGCCGGGACATCAGGTTCTGGGAGCCACCTGGAGCAGTCGCCAGTACACCGATCTTGGTGGCGACCCCCGCTTGAGTGTCACCCGAGTCGGCATTCCTCAGCAGACAGGTTCGTGGTCGGTCTACTGGAATGCGGATCAGTATCTGATTTATGAGGATGACTGCTGCACCGAAGAGGCCCGTGGCTGGGGCGTGTTTGGTCGTGCGGGGATTGCCGATGAGGACACGAACCTCGTCGAATACTTCCTGAGTTTCGGCGTCGGCGGGAACGCGATGATTCACGGACGCGAACAGGATTACTTCGGGATTGGCTGGTATCAGGTTGGCAGCAGTGACGCGCTCAATCCGATCACAGCGAACGCTCTGAACATCGGACTGCAGGGCCAGGGGATCGAAATGTACTACCGCATCCAGGCGACCGACTACCTGCAGATCACACCGGATGTGCAGATCCTCGACCCGGCCCGAAACGGGATCGATACCGCCTACCTGTTCGGACTGCGGGCCCTGCTCGCCTTCTGA
- a CDS encoding HAD family hydrolase: MNRDHNRFSEGRSLKLRLALLLTVFAVGLQNSSFAEDPLPSWNDGPAKTSIIDFVECAKSDGCEKYIAPEDRIAVFDNDGTLWSEQPAYFQLLFALDRVREMAADHPEWKNEAPFKAVLDGDLKAVVESGKEGLLKIIATTHAGMTTEEFAATVHQWIENAKHPTKKVPYTELIFQPMLEVLNYLRANGFKTYIVSGGGVEFMRVFAERVYGVPPEQVIGSSIVTEFRIREGIPVIERKAEIDFIDDKEGKPVAINKFIGRRPVAAFGNSDGDLQMLQWTAGRTGPSLCVLVHHTDATREWAYDKDSHIGRLDKALTVARDTKWSIVDMKQDWRIIYPE, translated from the coding sequence ATGAACAGAGACCACAATCGATTCTCCGAGGGGCGCAGCCTGAAGCTGCGGCTGGCTCTGTTACTGACCGTGTTCGCGGTCGGCCTGCAGAACTCTTCATTCGCAGAAGACCCGTTGCCATCGTGGAATGATGGTCCGGCGAAGACCTCGATTATCGACTTCGTGGAATGTGCCAAAAGTGACGGCTGCGAGAAGTACATAGCTCCGGAAGATCGAATTGCCGTTTTCGACAATGATGGCACTCTCTGGTCGGAACAGCCGGCCTACTTTCAGCTGCTCTTCGCGCTCGACCGAGTGCGGGAAATGGCGGCCGATCATCCCGAATGGAAGAACGAGGCGCCGTTCAAGGCAGTTCTGGACGGTGATCTCAAAGCGGTTGTCGAATCCGGCAAAGAAGGTCTGTTAAAGATCATCGCGACGACTCATGCGGGGATGACCACGGAGGAATTCGCCGCGACCGTTCACCAATGGATCGAGAACGCGAAACACCCCACGAAGAAGGTGCCTTACACAGAACTTATTTTCCAGCCAATGCTGGAGGTCCTCAATTATCTGCGAGCCAATGGCTTCAAGACCTACATCGTTTCCGGTGGCGGGGTCGAATTCATGCGGGTCTTCGCCGAGCGGGTTTACGGCGTCCCGCCGGAGCAGGTCATCGGCAGCAGCATCGTCACCGAGTTCCGGATTCGAGAGGGGATCCCGGTCATCGAGCGGAAAGCCGAGATCGACTTCATCGACGACAAAGAGGGCAAGCCGGTCGCCATTAACAAATTCATCGGTCGCCGCCCGGTCGCTGCCTTCGGGAACAGCGATGGCGATCTGCAGATGTTGCAATGGACAGCCGGTCGAACCGGTCCGTCGTTATGCGTTCTGGTTCACCATACCGACGCCACTCGCGAGTGGGCCTACGATAAGGATTCCCACATCGGACGACTCGACAAAGCGCTGACAGTCGCTCGAGACACCAAATGGAGCATTGTCGATATGAAACAGGACTGGAGGATCATCTACCCCGAGTGA